The window ATGTAAAGAAGGGTATGAAGCAAAAAAGGAATGGTTGAAAGAAGAATTTAAAAATGGTTATGTCTTTAAAAAACTTGATATCAGAGGAAAAGTATTTATTGAATATGTTCCGGCAGAAAAAGCTTGGTTACCTGTTAATGCCCCAAATTATATGCTAATTAATTGTTTTTGGGTTTCGGGAAAATACAAAGGGCAAGGACATAGCAAAGCTTTATATCAGGAATGTGAAAGAGATGCTAAAAATATGAACGGGATTGTGGTTGTTGCAGCTAACAAAAAACAACCCTTTATGTCCGATAAAAAATTCTTTCAAAAACAGGGATTTGAACTTTGCGATACAGCAAAACCTTACTTTGAGTTATGGCATAAAAAATTAAAAAAAGATGCACCAACACCCAAATTTAAAAATTGTGCTAAAAATGGGGAATGTGATAATAAAAAAGGACTGACAGTTTATTACACAAATGGCTGTACGTTCACGGAATATTACGTTGCAGAACTTGAAGTTGTTGCAGTAGAAAAGGGGTATAAAATAAAAACTGTTAAGATTGAGAATAAAAAACAAGCACAAAATCATTTTGTTCCATTCACGAATTACAGCGTATTTAAAGATGGAAAATTTGTAA is drawn from Bacteroidales bacterium and contains these coding sequences:
- a CDS encoding GNAT family N-acetyltransferase; this translates as MEEIKKLNKENISEEHICCAISDKKCKEGYEAKKEWLKEEFKNGYVFKKLDIRGKVFIEYVPAEKAWLPVNAPNYMLINCFWVSGKYKGQGHSKALYQECERDAKNMNGIVVVAANKKQPFMSDKKFFQKQGFELCDTAKPYFELWHKKLKKDAPTPKFKNCAKNGECDNKKGLTVYYTNGCTFTEYYVAELEVVAVEKGYKIKTVKIENKKQAQNHFVPFTNYSVFKDGKFVTQHILNEKYFDKFIK